Part of the Niallia alba genome is shown below.
CCTACCCTTGAAGGTTTATTTCAATCTCTATTTACTCATGCCTTTTTGTTTTTTATCCTTGATTGAGAACACTTTTTGAGCCGAAAAAAATAACTTAGGAGGCTGACAAAATGTTTAAAAAGATTTTTGGTGTTTTACAAAAAGTTGGTAAAGCACTTATGTTGCCAGTTGCGCTTTTACCTGCAGCGGGGATACTTCTTGCACTAGGTGCAGCGCTTAAAAACCCTGCGCTATTAGATTTAGCTCCATTTCTAGATAATAGTGGAGTAGCAATGGTAGCATCGATTATGCAAAATGCTGGAGATATTGTTTTCGCAAACTTACCAGTATTGTTTGCGGTTGGGGTAGCTGTTGGATTAGCTGGCGGTGAAGGTGTTGCTGGTCTAGCCGCTATCATCGGGTACCTAATTATGAATGTAACGATGGGTACTGCTTTAGGATTAACAGCTGAAGACGTTAATGGATTAAATTATGCTAGCATCTTAGGAGTTCCTACGCTTGCTACTGGAGTTTTCGGTGGTATTATCGTAGGTCTAATAGCTGCTGGAATGTATAATAAATTCTTTGAAATTGAATTGCCATCTTATTTAGGTTTCTTTGCTGGTAAACGATTTGTACCAATTATTACAGCGGCAACTGCTGTGATTTTAGGATTAGTAATGATTATTGTTTGGCCACCAATTCAAAATGCTTTAAATGCATTTTCACAAAATATGGTGCATGCAAACTTAACGCTTTCTGCGTTTATTTTTGGAGTAATTGAACGTTCTTTAATTCCGTTTGGATTACATCACATTTTCTACTCACCATTCTGGTATGAATTTGGTTCATATGTAAATGCGGCTGGTGACACTATTCGTGGAGATCAACGTATTTTTATGGAACAAATTAAAGATGGAGCAGAATTAACTGCAGGTACATTTATGACTGGTAAATTCCCATTCATGATGTTTGGATTACCTGCGGCAGCTCTTGCTATATATCATGAAGCTCGTCCTGAGAAAAAAGTAATCGTTGGTGGGTTAATGGCATCAGCGGCATTAACTTCTTTCTTAACAGGTATTACTGAGCCGTTAGAATTCTCATTCTTATTTGTGGCTCCAGTATTGTTTGGAATTCACGCTGTATTTGCAGGTTTATCTTTTATGACAATGCAGTTATTAAATGTAAAAGTAGGTATGACATTCTCAGGTGGTTTAATCGACTATGTGTTATTCGGTTTAATTAATCCACAGACAAATGCATGGATTATTATTCCTGTAGGTTTAGTGTTTGCTGTTATCTACTATTTCGGTTTCCGTTTTGCAATTCGTAAATTTAACCTGAAAACACCAGGTAGAGAAGATGAAACAGAAGAAAGTGAAAGTGGTGTAGCAGGAACAACTAGTGATCTTCCATACGAAGTATTAGAAGCAATGGGTGGACAAGATAATATTGCGCATTTAGATGCTTGTATTACTCGTCTTCGTGTATCTGTTAATGATATTAAATCCGTTGATAAGAATCGATTGAAAAAACTAGGTGCTGCTGGAGTGCTTGAAGTTGGTAATAATATTCAAGCTATCTTCGGTCCTCGTTCAGAGACGATCAAAGGTCAAATGAGAGATATTATGAGTGGGAAAAGACCACGTCCTGCTGCTCAGCCTTCTATGGAGAAAGAAGTACAAGAACAAATTGAAGATGTAAATCCAAGTGCTTTACAAAGTAATGTAACTGGCGAAGATTCTTTTGTTGCTCCAATCAAAGGGGAATTAGTAGCTATTACAGATGTACCTGACGCTGTATTTGCAGGTAAAATGATGGGAGACGGTTTTGCAATTATTCCTTCAGACGGAACAGTAGTATCTCCGGTTGATGGGAAAATTGTTAACTTATTCCCAACAAAACATGCTCTTGGAATTTTGGCTGAAAACGGTCGTGAAATTCTAATTCACTTTGGTATTGATACAGTTAAATTAAAAGGGGAAGGTTTCGAAACACTTGTTTCAGAAAATGATCAAGTTAAACAAGGACAACCTCTGTTGAAAGTGAATCTTGACTATATTAAAGAAAATGCAACAGCAACTATTACACCAGTTGTGTTTACGAACTTAGCTGAAGGTGAAGCTGTACAAATCAATAAACTTGGTAAAGTTGAACTTAAAGAGGAAGATGTAATAACGATTACTAAGTAATAGAATATATAGAAAGAACTCGGTCTCATGATCGAGTTTTTTCTATGTTATAAGTAGAAATGAAAAGTTTAGATGATGGTGTTCAAGACGTTGCTTTAACTAATGATCCGTATAGGTCACTTTATTGGAATAATATATAGGAGTAAGAATAAACCAGAAGTAAATAGTCATATCAACAGGTTGCTCTTGATTTCTATTTTTTTGTTTAATTATTATTGACGAAAGTACTGATAGCTGTTATTATATAAAAATAGCCTTACAAGAACCTATTGATTCATTTGATTAATAGTGAAAGAAAAATTATATTAAAAAAGTAATTGACTTATTTAATATAGGCTGGTATGATATAAAAGTTGCCTCTGATAAGCAACAAACAAATTGCTCTTTGAAAACTGAACAAACAAACGTCAACAATAATCGTTCTGTAACGAGAGTTATAGAATGAAAACAAGTAACAAAAAAGCTAGAGTTTAGCAATGAGCTAATCAACTCTTTATTGGAGAGTTTGATCCTGGCTCAGGACGAACGCTGGCGGCGTGCCTAATACATGCAAGTCGAGCGGACTTTAAAAGCTTGCTTTTAAAGTTAGCGGCGGACGGGTGAGTAACACGTGGGCAACCTGCCTGTAAGACTGGGATAACTTCGGGAAACCGGAGCTAATACCGGATAATCCTTTTCCTCTCATGAGGAAAAGCTGAAAGACGGCATCTCGCTGTCACTTACAGATGGGCCCGCGGCGCATTAGCTAGTTGGTGAGGTAACGGCTCACCAAGGCAACGATGCGTAGCCGACCTGAGAGGGTGATCGGCCACACTGGGACTGAGACACGGCCCAGACTCCTACGGGAGGCAGCAGTAGGGAATCTTCCGCAATGGACGAAAGTCTGACGGAGCAACGCCGCGTGAGTGATGAAGGTTTTCGGATCGTAAAGCTCTGTTGTTAGGGAAGAACAAGTACAAGAGTAACTGCTTGTACCTTGACGGTACCTAACCAGAAAGCCACGGCTAACTACGTGCCAGCAGCCGCGGTAATACGTAGGTGGCAAGCGTTGTCCGGAATTATTGGGCGTAAAGCGCGCGCAGGCGGTCCTTTAAGTCTGATGTGAAAGCCCACGGCTCAACCGTGGAGGGTCATTGGAAACTGGGGGACTTGAGTGCAGAAGAGAAGAGTGGAATTCCACGTGTAGCGGTGAAATGCGTAGAGATGTGGAGGAACACCAGTGGCGAAGGCGACTCTTTGGTCTGTAACTGACGCTGAGGCGCGAAAGCGTGGGGAGCAAACAGGATTAGATACCCTGGTAGTCCACGCCGTAAACGATGAGTGCTAAGTGTTAGAGGGTTTCCGCCCTTTAGTGCTGCAGCAAACGCATTAAGCACTCCGCCTGGGGAGTACGGCCGCAAGGCTGAAACTCAAAGGAATTGACGGGGGCCCGCACAAGCGGTGGAGCATGTGGTTTAATTCGAAGCAACGCGAAGAACCTTACCAGGTCTTGACATCCTCTGACACTCCTAGAGATAGGACGTTCCCCTTCGGGGGACAGAGTGACAGGTGGTGCATGGTTGTCGTCAGCTCGTGTCGTGAGATGTTGGGTTAAGTCCCGCAACGAGCGCAACCCTTGATCTTAGTTGCCAGCATTAAGTTGGGCACTCTAAGGTGACTGCCGGTGACAAACCGGAGGAAGGTGGGGATGACGTCAAATCATCATGCCCCTTATGACCTGGGCTACACACGTGCTACAATGGATGGTACAAAGGGCAGCAAAACCGCGAGGTCGAGCAAATCCCATAAAACCATTCTCAGTTCGGATTGTAGGCTGCAACTCGCCTACATGAAGCTGGAATCGCTAGTAATCGCGGATCAGCATGCCGCGGTGAATACGTTCCCGGGCCTTGTACACACCGCCCGTCACACCACGAGAGTTTGTAACACCCGAAGTCGGTGGGGTAACCTTTTTGGAGCCAGCCGCCTAAGGTGGGATAGATGATTGGGGTGAAGTCGTAACAAGGTAGCCGTATCGGAAGGTGCGGCTGGATCACCTCCTTTCTAAGGAAAATGGAATTTACATTCCATCATAGATTGTTGACGATTTGTTGTTCAGTTTTGAGGGAGCAATTAATTCCTCAAAACAGTAAGAAGTTTGAGGGTAAAGAGAAACAAGTAGATCAAGGAAGTGCCTGAGTGAGCACCGGAGCGTACGACAGTACGTGAGGAGCAGAGCAAAGAAGCTGACGAAGAGATGCGAAGTTTATCTTTAGCCGAAATTGTTCCTTGAAAACTAGATTATGAATAGTAAAAACAAGAAAGAAACCGAGTAATCGCCATCTTAGATTCTCTATGTTAGAGAATTATTTCTTTGAAAAGTAATCGTATTAAACGAATACCTATTCAAAGAATGGAGGGTAAAGAGAAACGAGCAGGTCAAGGAAGCGACGGAGCGAGCACCGGAGCGTACGACAGTACGTGAGGAGCAGAGTGAAGAAGCTGACGAAGAGATGTGAAGTTTATCTTTAGCCGACAACTAAGTTAAGTTAGAAAGGGCGCACGGTGGATGCCTTGGCACTAGGAGCCGATGAAGGACGGGATTAACACCGATATGCTTTGGGGAGCTGTAAGTAAGCTTTGATCCAGAGATTTCCGAATGGGGGAACCCTCTATCCGTAATGGGATAGAATCTTTACCTGAATACATAGGGTACTGAAGGCAGACCCGGGGAACTGAAACATCTAAGTACCCGGAGGAAGAGAAAGCAAACGCGATTCCCTGAGTAGCGGCGAGCGAAACGGGATTAGCCCAAACCAAGAGGCTTGCCTCTTGGGGTTGTAGGACACTCTATATGGAGTTACAAAGGAACGGGGTAGACGAATCGATCTGGAAAGGTCAGTCGTAGAAGGTAAAAACCCTGTAGTCGAAACTTCGTTCCCTCTTGAGTGTATCCTGAGTACGGCGGGACACGAGAAATCCCGTCGGAAGCAGGGAGGACCATCTCCCAAGGCTAAATACTCCCTAGTGACCGATAGTGAACCAGTACCGTGAGGGAAAGGTGAAAAGCACCCCGGAAGGGGAGTGAAATAGATCCTGAAACCGTGTGCCTACAAGTAGTTAGAGCCCTTTTATGGGTGATAGCGTGCCTTTTGTAGAATGAACCGGCGAGTTACGATTACATGCGAGGTTAAGTTGAAGAGACGGAGCCGCAGCGAAAGCGAGTCTGAATAGGGCGAAATAGTATGTGGTTGTAGACCCGAAACCAGGTGATCTACCCATGTCCAGGGTGAAGTCCAGGTAACACTGGATGGAGGCCCGAACCCACGCACGTTGAAAAGTGCGGGGATGAGGTGTGGGTAGCGGAGAAATTCCAATCGAACTTGGAGATAGCTGGTTCTCTCCGAAATAGCTTTAGGGCTAGCCTCAAGATTGAGAGTATTGGAGGTAGAGCACTGTTTGGACTAGGGGCCCCCATCGGGTTACCGAATTCAGACAAACTCCGAATGCCAAATACTTATTCTTGGGAGTCAGACTACGAGTGATAAGATCCGTGGTCAAGAGGGAAACAGCCCAGACCACCAGCTAAGGTCCCAAAGTATACGTTAAGTGGAAAAGGATGTGGAGTTGCTTAGACAACCAGGATGTTGGCTTAGAAGCAGCCACCATTTAAAGAGTGCGTAATAGCTCACTGGTCGAGTGACTCTGCGCCGAAAATGTACCGGGGCTAAACGTATCACCGAAGCTGTGGATTGACATCTATGATGTCAGTGGTAGGAGAGCGTTCTAAGGGCGTTGAAGCTAGACCGTAAGGACTGGTGGAGCGCTTAGAAGTGAGAATGCCGGTATGAGTAGCGAAAGATGAGTGAGAATCTCATCCACCGAATGCCTAAGGTTTCCTGAGGAAGGCTCGTCCGCTCAGGGTTAGTCGGGACCTAAGCCGAGGCTGAAAAGCGTAGGCGATGGACAACAGGTTGATATTCCTGTACCACCTTTAAATCATTTGAGCAATGGGGGGACGCAGGAGGATAGGGTAAGCGTGCTGTTGGATTAGCACGTCCAAGCAGTTAGGCCGGTAATGAGGCAAATCCCATTACCATATGGCGGAGCTGTGACGGCGAGGGAAATATAGTACCGAAGTTCCTGATTCCACACTGCCAAGAAAAGCCTCTAGCGAGATTTATGGTGCCCGTACCGCAAACCGACACAGGTAGGCGAGGAGAGAATCCTAAGGTGAGCGAGAGAACTCTCGTTAAGGAACTCGGCAAAATGACCCCGTAACTTCGGGAGAAGGGGTGCTCTTTTGGGTGTTAAAGCCCGAGAGAGCCGCAGTGAATAGGCCCAGGCGACTGTTTAGCAAAAACACAGGTCTCTGCGAAGCCGCAAGGCGAAGTATAGGGGCTGACACCTGCCCGGTGCTGGAAGGTTAAGAGGAGGGGTTAGCACGTGTAGTGCGAAGCTCTGAATTGAAGCCCCAGTAAACGGCGGCCGTAACTATAACGGTCCTAAGGTAGCGAAATTCCTTGTCGGGTAAGTTCCGACCCGCACGAAAGGTGTAACGATCTGGGCACTGTCTCAACGAGAGACTCGGTGAAATTATAGTACCTGTGAAGATGCAGGTTACCCGCGACAGGACGGAAAGACCCCGTGGAGCT
Proteins encoded:
- the ptsG gene encoding glucose-specific PTS transporter subunit IIBC, with the protein product MFKKIFGVLQKVGKALMLPVALLPAAGILLALGAALKNPALLDLAPFLDNSGVAMVASIMQNAGDIVFANLPVLFAVGVAVGLAGGEGVAGLAAIIGYLIMNVTMGTALGLTAEDVNGLNYASILGVPTLATGVFGGIIVGLIAAGMYNKFFEIELPSYLGFFAGKRFVPIITAATAVILGLVMIIVWPPIQNALNAFSQNMVHANLTLSAFIFGVIERSLIPFGLHHIFYSPFWYEFGSYVNAAGDTIRGDQRIFMEQIKDGAELTAGTFMTGKFPFMMFGLPAAALAIYHEARPEKKVIVGGLMASAALTSFLTGITEPLEFSFLFVAPVLFGIHAVFAGLSFMTMQLLNVKVGMTFSGGLIDYVLFGLINPQTNAWIIIPVGLVFAVIYYFGFRFAIRKFNLKTPGREDETEESESGVAGTTSDLPYEVLEAMGGQDNIAHLDACITRLRVSVNDIKSVDKNRLKKLGAAGVLEVGNNIQAIFGPRSETIKGQMRDIMSGKRPRPAAQPSMEKEVQEQIEDVNPSALQSNVTGEDSFVAPIKGELVAITDVPDAVFAGKMMGDGFAIIPSDGTVVSPVDGKIVNLFPTKHALGILAENGREILIHFGIDTVKLKGEGFETLVSENDQVKQGQPLLKVNLDYIKENATATITPVVFTNLAEGEAVQINKLGKVELKEEDVITITK